One Kazachstania africana CBS 2517 chromosome 5, complete genome DNA window includes the following coding sequences:
- the PRP8 gene encoding U4/U6-U5 snRNP complex subunit PRP8 (similar to Saccharomyces cerevisiae PRP8 (YHR165C); ancestral locus Anc_5.73), whose product MDDIIPPPSPPPGYENDEDNVIPPPSLSDFESEDVPSPPPGFDDELLPPPPPPGFEDDEVISPSAVFEDELPPPPMPPGFEIDGDSSDTVNKGVINRDHFTNDKRKRHKEHIDEKVDNKRMKLNNKRKKSQKEGKINLNKVEMPPEHLRKIIEGHSDMTSSRFNRDKRAYLGALKYMPHAVLKLLENMPQPWEQVKEVKVLYHVSGAITFVNESPRVIEPIYISQWSTMWLAMRREKRDRVHFKRMRFPPFDDDEPPLSYPEYIQSLECPESVTLELDSYDDDAVRNWLYDPHPLIDDKNRINGTSYKRWHLDLPIMENLYRLSSPIRNEIMDNNYYYLFDKKSFFTSKALNNTIPGGPKFEPLYPDQEDEDYNEFNSIDGIIFRVPIRSEYRVAFPHLYNSRPRNVELSWYNDPISCFIKNTDEERETFYFHESMNPIIFTDIPKERKPASTEIAGQTEEDPFILTPTFLPLMSTTELYTSETKGALELYNATFPFNRRNGRTVRAQDVPLVKKWYLQHPDEDYPVKVRVSYQKLLKNYVANELKKTSSRNKRKIKLLKSLRNTKYFQQTTIDWVEAGLQLCRQGHNMLNLLINRKGLTYLHLDYNFNLKPTKTLTTKERKKSRFGNAFHLMREILKSVKLLVDAHVQFRLGNIDAFQLADGIYYILNHLGQLTGIYRYKYKVMHQIRACKDLKHVVYYRFNKIIGKGPGCGFWQPAWRVWIFFMRGIIPLLERWLGNLLTRQFEGRSNEVVKTTTKQRSDAYYDLELRGSVMNDILDMMPENLRQNKARTILQHLSEAWRCWKANIPWEVPGMPEPIKNIIERYIKAKADGWVSSAHYNRERIKRGVHVEKTVVKKNLGRLTRLWIKNEQERQQQIEKNGPEITPDEATSIFSTLVDWLETRSFSSIPFPPLTYKNDTKILVLALENLKDAYASKVRLNASEREELALIEEAYDNPHDTLIRIKKYLLTQRVFKPVDLSMMEHYQYISPVYTVDPLEKITDAYLDQYLWYEADQRKLFPNWIKPNDAEIPPLLVYKWAQGINNVSDVWDVSKGQSTVMLETTLGGIIEKIDFTLLNRLLRLIVDPNIADYMTAKNNVVMNFKDMSHVNKYGLIKGLQFTPFIYQYYGLIIDLLVLGPDRAIDLAGLPSNPNEFMQFKSVAIETRHPIRLYSRYLDKIHILFHFSEQDADELSGDYLAENPDPNFENAIGYNNKKCWPKDSRMRLMRQDVNLGRAVFWEIQERIPASLANITWDDSFVSVYSKNNPNLLFSMCGFEARLLPRIRTSEVIITGESVWDLIDDSTKQVTAKAYLRVSDEEVKKFESRVRGILMAAGSTTFTKIAAKWNTAVISLFTYFREAIVSTESLLDVLVKAETRIQNRVKLGLNSKMPTRFPPAVFYTPKELGGLGMISASHILIPASDLTWSRQTDTGITHFRAGMTHEAEQMIPTVFRYITTWENEFLESQRVWAEYAAKRQEAIRQNRRLAFEELEGSWDKGIPRISTLFQKDRHTLAYDRGHRVRKEFKQYSLERNSPFWWTNSSHDGKLWNLNAYRTDVIQALGGIETILEHTLFKGTGFSSWEGLFWEKASGFEDSMQFKKLTHAQRTGLSQIPNRRFTLWWSPTINRANVYVGFVVQLDLTGIFLHGKIPTLKISLIQIFRAHLWQKIHESIVFDVCQILDGEMDVLQIESVNKEAVHPRKSYKMNSSAADVIIDSLHQWEISEPSLLHETNDNYNAAVTNKMWIDVQLRYGDYDSHDISRYVRAKFLDYTTDNTSMYPSPTGVMIGIDLAYNMYDAYGNWFNGLKPLIQNSMRTIMKANPALYVLRERIRKGLQIYQSNVQEPFLNSSNYAELFNNEVKLFVDDTNVYRVTVHKTFEGNVATKAINGCIFTLNPKTGHLFLKIIHTSVWAGQKRLSQLAKWKTAEEVSALVRSLPKEEQPRQLIVTRKAMLDPLEVHMLDFPNISIRPTELRLPFSAAMSIDKLSDVVLKATEPQMVLFNIYDDWLEKISSYTAFSRLILLLRGLKTDEEKAKMILLGDPTITIKSNHLWPSFTEEQWISIETQMRDLILSEYGKKYNVNISALTQTEIKDLILGQNIKAPSVKRQKMAELEAARNESANADEGAGASTVMKTKSVNAQGEEIVVVTSTNYESQSFSSRNEWRKDAIANSLLHLRLKNIYVASDDFVEDKNIYVLPKNLLKKFVEISDVRIQVAAYIFGNSPTDHPNIKEIKTIALVPQLGNSRTTELSKIPYIENIPGLEDLELLGWIHTQFDDLKFMSAAEVSTHVKLFSQNGDDELIDLSICSRPGLVSLAAYTLSEEGYQWGLENSKVIDTMPEGFEPSFSTHAQLLLSDRILGNVIVPSDSVWNYLFIGTSFNPEYQYEMRVGIPHEFYSELHRANHFIQFNELAGDEQLEAEQEDVFA is encoded by the coding sequence AACCATGGGAACAGGTCAAAGAGGTAAAAGTGTTGTATCATGTATCCGGCGCCATTACTTTTGTTAATGAATCACCAAGAGTAATAGAacctatatatatatcacaGTGGTCTACCATGTGGCTAGCTATGAGAAGAGAAAAACGTGACAGAGTACACTTTAAAAGAATGAGATTCCCAccatttgatgatgatgaaccTCCTTTATCGTACCCAGAGTATATCCAAAGCCTCGAATGTCCCGAATCAGTAACGTTAGAATTAGATTCCTACGATGACGATGCTGTCAGAAACTGGCTTTATGATCCACATCCCCTCATTGACGATAAAAATAGAATAAACGGTACTTCTTACAAGCGTTGGCATCTAGATCTTCCAATAATGGAAAATCTTTATCGTTTATCCAGCCCTATAAGGAACGAAATAATGGACAATAATTACTACTACCTGTTTGATaagaaatcattttttACTTCAAAAGCATTGAACAATACTATTCCAGGCGGCCCAAAGTTTGAGCCTTTATACCCAGAccaagaagatgaagattatAACGAGTTCAACTCAATCGATGGAATTATCTTTAGAGTTCCAATAAGGAGCGAATACAGAGTCGCTTTTCCACATCTATATAATTCACGTCCTCGTAATGTTGAACTGTCATGGTACAATGACCCCATCTCCTGCTTTATCAAAAACACTGACGAAGAGCGCGAAACATTCTACTTTCATGAATCAATGAATCCTATAATATTTACTGATATTCCAAAAGAGCGAAAACCTGCATCTACTGAAATAGCAGGACAAACTGAGGAAGATCCTTTCATTCTAACACCAACTTTTTTGCCCCTAATGTCCACAACTGAACTCTACACCTCCGAGACTAAAGGTGCATTAGAGCTTTACAATGCAACATTCCCATTCAATAGGAGAAACGGTAGAACAGTTAGAGCCCAAGATGTGCCATTAGTGAAAAAATGGTACTTACAACATCCTGACGAAGACTATCCTGTAAAAGTTAGAGTTTCTTATCAAAAgctgttgaaaaattatgtaGCTAACGAGCTCAAGAAAACTTCCtcaagaaataaaagaaaaataaagcTTTTAAAGAGTCTTCGaaatacaaaatattttcaacaaaCGACTATTGATTGGGTAGAGGCGGGGCTACAACTATGCCGCCAAGGACACAATATGCTTAATCTATTAATTAACCGCAAAGGCTTAACTTATTTACATCTCGACTATAATTTTAATCTGAAACCGACAAAAACGCTTACAACAAAAGagaggaaaaaatcaagattcGGGAATgcttttcatttaatgagAGAAATACTAAAATCGGTTAAACTCTTGGTTGATGCTCATGTACAGTTTAGGTTAGGTAATATTGATGCGTTTCAACTTGCTGATggaatatattatattttgaatcatcTTGGTCAGTTAACGGGTATTTACCGTTACAAATACAAAGTTATGCATCAAATTAGAGCATGCAAAGATTTAAAACATGTTGTGTACTATAGatttaacaaaattataGGTAAAGGCCCAGGTTGTGGCTTCTGGCAGCCTGCCTGGAGAGTTTGGATATTTTTCATGAGAGGTATCATCCCTCTACTTGAAAGATGGCTCGGAAATCTATTAACTAGACAGTTTGAAGGTCGTTCTAACGAAGTCGTGAAAACCACTACAAAACAAAGATCTGATGCGTATTATGATTTGGAGCTGAGAGGCTCAGTAATGAATGATATTTTAGATATGATGCCAGAAAATCTCAGACAAAATAAGGCCAGAACGATCTTACAACATTTAAGCGAGGCTTGGAGGTGTTGGAAAGCTAACATTCCATGGGAGGTTCCAGGAATGCCAGAGCCgatcaaaaatataattgaaCGCTACATCAAGGCTAAGGCCGACGGTTGGGTTTCATCAGCCCATTATAATCGTGAACGTATTAAAAGAGGTGTTCATGTTGAAAAAACTGTCGTTAAGAAAAATCTAGGAAGGTTGACAAGACTCTGGATCAAGAATGAACAAGAAAGACAGCaacaaatagaaaaaaatgggcCTGAAATAACGCCAGACGAAGCTACCTCAATATTTTCTACCCTAGTTGACTGGCTAGAAACCAGAAGCTTTTCATCTATACCATTCCCTCCTTTaacatataaaaatgatactAAAATCTTGGTCCTTGCGTTAGAAAACTTAAAGGACGCTTATGCTTCAAAAGTACGTTTAAATGCTTctgaaagagaagaattggCTCTCATAGAGGAGGCGTACGACAACCCACATGATACACTAATCAGAATTAAGAAGTACTTGCTCACTCAAAGAGTTTTTAAGCCTGTCGATTTGTCAATGATGGAACattatcaatatatatCGCCAGTTTATACGGTTGATCCGCTCGAAAAAATTACCGATGCCTACTTAGATCAGTACTTATGGTATGAGGCAGATCAACGAAAGCTTTTTCCCAATTGGATCAAACCAAATGACGCCGAAATACCTCCCCTTTTGGTATACAAATGGGCACAGGGAATAAATAACGTCTCAGATGTCTGGGATGTCTCCAAAGGACAGTCGACGGTTATGTTAGAAACCACGCTTGGAGGCATAAtcgaaaaaattgattttacaCTGTTAAACAGACTGTTAAGATTGATCGTAGATCCAAATATTGCAGATTATATGACAGCAAAGAACAATGTAGTCATGAATTTCAAGGATATGTCACACGTCAATAAGTACGGTCTTATCAAAGGGCTACAATTTACTCCATTTATTTATCAGTATTATGGTctcattattgatttgCTAGTTTTGGGCCCCGATAGGGCGATTGATCTAGCTGGTTTACCCAGTAATCCAAATGAGTTCATGCAATTTAAGAGTGTGGCTATCGAAACAAGACATCCAATTCGCCTATACTCTCGTTATTTAGACAAAATTCACATCTTATTTCATTTCAGTGAACAAGACGCGGATGAACTTTCAGGTGATTATCTGGCTGAAAATCCAGATCCgaactttgaaaatgcaattggttataataataagaaaTGCTGGCCAAAAGATTCAAGAATGAGATTGATGCGCCAAGATGTCAATCTGGGAAGAGCCGTATTCTGGGAAATCCAAGAACGTATACCTGCTTCTTTAGCAAATATTACTTGGGATGATTCCTTTGTGTCGGTCTATAGTAAAAACAATCCgaatcttttattttccatGTGTGGTTTCGAAGCACGACTTCTACCAAGAATTCGAACTAGCGAAGTTATTATCACGGGTGAAAGTGTATGGGACTTGATTGATGACTCTACAAAACAGGTGACAGCAAAGGCTTACTTGAGAGtatctgatgaagaagtaaAAAAGTTCGAAAGTAGAGTAAGAGGTATTTTGATGGCTGCCGGTTCCACAACGTTTACAAAAATTGCTGCTAAGTGGAACACTGCTGTGATTTCCTTATTTACATACTTCAGAGAAGCAATTGTTTCTACAGAATCTCTATTAGACGTGCTAGTAAAGGCTGAAACGCGGATTCAGAATAGAGTCAAACTGGGACTGAATTCCAAAATGCCTACTCGTTTTCCGCCTGCAGTTTTTTATACACCAAAGGAATTAGGTGGTTTGGGGATGATAAGCGCTTCACATATTTTGATTCCAGCTTCTGATCTAACCTGGTCTAGACAAACCGATACAGGTATTACTCACTTTCGTGCTGGTATGACACATGAGGCAGAACAAATGATTCCAACTGTATTTCGTTACATCACTACTTgggaaaatgaatttttagaATCTCAGCGAGTATGGGCGGAATATGCTGCTAAACGTCAAGAAGCAATAAGACAGAATCGTCGTTTGGCCTTCGAAGAATTAGAAGGTTCATGGGATAAGGGGATTCCTCGTATTAGCACCCTCTTCCAAAAAGATAGACACACATTGGCATATGATAGAGGTCACAGAGTCCGTAAGGAGTTCAAACAGTATTCGCTTGAAAGGAATAGTCCATTTTGGTGGACTAATTCAAGTCATGATGGTAAATTATGGAACTTGAATGCGTATCGTACTGATGTGATACAAGCTCTTGGTGGTATTGAAACCATTCTAGAACATACATTGTTCAAGGGAACCGGCTTTAGTTCTTGGGAAGGTCTCTTTTGGGAAAAGGCTTCTGGGTTTGAAGACTCAATGCAGTTCAAAAAGTTGACACATGCACAGAGAACAGGTTTAAGCCAGATTCCCAATCGTCGGTTCACGCTTTGGTGGTCACCAACAATAAACAGAGCTAATGTGTATGTTGGTTTTGTTGTGCAACTGGATTTAACTGGTATATTTTTACATGGTAAGATTCCTacattaaaaatatcattaattCAGATATTCCGTGCACATCTTTGGCAAAAAATCCACGAAAGTATTGTTTTTGATGTTTGCCAAATTCTTGACGGTGAAATGGATGTCCTCCAAATAGAATCCGTGAACAAGGAGGCTGTTCATCCTCGTAAGTCCTATAAAATGAATTCCTCGGCTGCCGATGTTATAATAGATAGTCTGCACCAATGGGAAATTTCTGAACCATCACTTTTACACGAGACAAATGATAACTATAATGCAGCTGTAACAAACAAAATGTGGATTGATGTTCAATTAAGGTATGGGGATTACGACTCCCATGATATTTCACGTTATGTCCGTGCTAAATTTTTGGACTATACTACGGATAATACCAGTATGTATCCCTCTCCAACAGGTGTTATGATAGGTATTGATTTAGCATACAACATGTATGATGCCTATGGTAATTGGTTCAATGGTTTAAAGCCTTTGATTCAAAACAGTATGAGGACAATAATGAAAGCCAATCCTGCTTTGTATGTTCTTCGGGAACGTATCAGAAAGGGtcttcaaatatatcaatcTAATGTTCAAGAACCGTTCCTGAATTCATCTAATTATGCTGAgttattcaataatgaagtCAAACTCTTCGTAGATGATACCAATGTTTATCGTGTGACTGTTCATAAAACATTTGAGGGCAATGTTGCTACCAAAGCAATTAATGGCTGTATTTTCACTTTGAATCCAAAAACAGGTCATttgttcttgaaaattattcatACATCTGTCTGGGCCGGTCAAAAAAGATTGAGTCAATTGGCCAAATGGAAGACTGCTGAAGAAGTTAGTGCCCTCGTAAGGTCCCTTCCTAAAGAAGAACAACCGAGACAACTTATTGTTACCCGCAAGGCCATGTTAGATCCTCTAGAAGTTCACATGCTTGATTtcccaaatatttcaataagaCCAACCGAACTAAGGCTACCATTTTCCGCGGCGATGTCTATCGACAAACTGTCAGATGTTGTTTTAAAGGCTACGGAGCCACAGATggttcttttcaatatttatgACGACTGGTTAGAGAAAATCTCATCTTATACTgcattttcaagattgatCCTTTTGTTGAGAGGTCTAAAAACggatgaagaaaaggcaaaaatgattttattgGGTGATCCAACCATCACAATAAAGTCTAATCATTTATGGCCTTCTTTTACAGAAGAACAGTGGATTTCTATTGAGACACAGATGCGTGATCTTATTTTAAGTGAATATGGTAAGAAATATAATGTTAATATTTCTGCATTAACACAGACAGAAATAAAGGATTTGATATTGGGTCAAAATATAAAGGCTCCTTCTGTTAAAAGACAAAAAATGGCAGAACTGGAGGCCGCTAGGAATGAAAGTGCAAATGCTGACGAAGGAGCTGGGGCTTCTACTGTCATGAAAACCAAGAGCGTCAATGCACAGGGTGAGGAGATCGTTGTGGTTACTTCTACAAATTATGAATCACAGTCATTTAGTAGTAGAAACGAGTGGAGAAAAGATGCTATTGCAAATAGCTTGCTGCATTTACGTCTAAAGAATATCTACGTAGCATCCGATGATTTTGTGGAAGAtaagaatatatatgtgCTACcaaagaatttattgaaaaagtttgTCGAAATTTCAGACGTCAGAATCCAAGTGGCAGCGTACATTTTTGGTAACTCCCCAACAGACCATCCTAATATTAAGGAAATTAAAACCATAGCTTTAGTTCCGCAACTAGGTAATAGTAGAACTACAGAATTAAGCAAAATTCCttacattgaaaatatacCAGGGCTAGAAGATTTGGAGCTCCTGGGGTGGATACATACTCAATTTGATGATCTAAAATTTATGTCTGCTGCTGAAGTCTCTACTCATGTTAAACTCTTTTCCCAGAACggtgatgatgaattaatCGATTTGAGTATCTGTTCTCGACCAGGTTTAGTTTCGCTAGCTGCATATACCTTATCGGAGGAAGGTTACCAATGGGGCCTCGAAAATAGTAAAGTTATTGATACTATGCCTGAAGGTTTTGAACCATCTTTTAGTACACATGCACAACTATTATTATCTGACCGTATCCTCGGTAATGTTATAGTTCCATCCGACAGCGTATGGAATTATCTTTTCATAGGAACAAGTTTCAACCCTGAGTATCAATATGAAATGAGAGTTGGCATACCGCACGAGTTTTACAGTGAGTTACATCGCGCCAATCATTTCATTCAGTTCAACGAACTCGCAGGTGATGAGCAACTAGAGGCGGAACAAGAAGATGTTTTCGCATGA